The following coding sequences are from one Macaca nemestrina isolate mMacNem1 chromosome 1, mMacNem.hap1, whole genome shotgun sequence window:
- the LOC139356205 gene encoding double homeobox protein 4-like protein 4 produces the protein MAADRSGGCHPPPSSIAFTHTRAWGRGLPAPHVPCAPWTLPPGAFVGQGAGAVAPLQPSQAAQAAGISHPAPAGGDWDFSYAALATPEGALSHPQTPRGWPPRPSQWRGDRDPQHHSLPGPCSVGQPGPAGAETQGQGVLAPPTSQGSPWWGWGQGPQVAGAAWEPQVGAAPPPGPAPPEASAGQEQMQAIRAPSPPLQEPGRSSALPSSLLDELLETPEFLQQAQPLLETEAPTELQDVGEPALLEPLLLSEEEYRALLEEL, from the exons ATGGCTGCTGACCGCTCAGG AGGGtgtcaccctcctccctcctctatcGCCTTCACCCACACCAGGGCGTGGGGAAgggggcttcccgccccccacgtgccctgcgcgccctggactctcccaccgggggccttcgtgggccagggagcaggggccgtcgccccgctgcagcccagccaggctgcgcaggcagcagggatctcccatcctgccccggcaggcggggattgggatttttcctacgctgctctggcgactccggaaggggcgctctcccaccctcagactccccgggggtggcctccgcgcccgagccaatggcggggggatcgggacccgcagcaccacagcctgccgggcccttgctcggtgggacagcctgggcccgctggagctgagacgcagggccagggtgtgctggcgccgcccacgtcccaggggagtccgtggtggggctggggccaggggccccaggtcgccggggcggcgtgggagccccaagtcggggcagctccacctccggggcccgcgcccccggaggcctccgcggggcaggagcagatgcaagccatccgggcgccctccccgccgctccaggagcctgggcgctcgtctgcactcccctccagcctgctggatgagctcctggagacccccgagtttctgcagcaggcgcaacctttgctagaaacggaggccccgacggagctgcaggacgtgggagagcccgctttgctggaaccgctactcctcagcgaggaggagtaccgggctctgctggaggagctttag
- the LOC139356206 gene encoding double homeobox protein 1-like — protein sequence MALPTPGDGALPAGARGRGRRRRLVWTPSQREALRACFERNPYPGIATREELAQAIGIPEPRVQIWFQNERSRQLRQHRRESRPWPGKRGPQEGRRKRTAVTRSQTALLLRAFQQDRFPGIATREELARETGLPEGHLFAPVQPWWLFVWGARGRLAGGSARDPKQCFRGKAEDRRGSQDPESWALTPRSTPDPEPARVVEARELQSRGRPAAPAKGRPPGEPRAWAGYGGITA from the coding sequence atggctctcccgacacccggcgacggcgccctcccggcgggagcccgaggacgaggacggcgaaggagactcgtttggaccccgagccagagggaggccctgcgagcctgctttgagcggaacccgtacccgggcatcgccaccagggaagagctggcccaggccatcggcattccggagcccagggtccagatttggtttcagaacgagagatcgcgccagctgaggcagcaccggcgggaatctcggccctggcccgggaaacgcggcccgcaagaaggcaggcgaaagcggaccgccgtcacccggtcccagaccgccctgctcctgcgagccttccagcaggatcgctttccaggcatcgccacccgggaagaactggccagagagacgggcctcccggaggGCCATCTGTTCGCCCCTGTGCAGCCCTGGTGGCTCTTTGTGTGGGGGGCAAGAGGGCGCCTTGCAGGAGGGTCTGCGAGGGATCCGAAACAATGTTTCCGCGGCAAGGCGGAGGACCGGAGGGGATCCCAGGACCCTGAGTCCTGGGCCCTGACGCCTCGGAGCACCCCCGATCCTGAGCCGGCCCGTgtggtggaagctcgggagctcCAGAGCCGGGGAAGGCCTGCAGCGCCTGCGAAAGGGAGGCCGCCCGGAGAGCCTAGAGCCTGGGCAGGGTATGGAGGCATCACGGCCTGA
- the LOC139356995 gene encoding double homeobox protein 4C-like has product MALPTPGDGALPAGARGRGRRRRLVWTPSQREALRACFERNPYPGIATREELAQAIGIPEPRVQIWFQNERSRQLRQHRRESRPWPGKRGPQEGRRKRTAVTRSQTALLLRAFQQDRFPGIATREELARETGLPESRIQIWFQNRRARHPGQGGGAPAHAGGPGDAAPGGCPPAPSPVAFTHTGAWATGLPAPHVPCAPWTLPPGAFVGQGAGAVAPLQPSQAAQAAGISHPAPAGGDWDFSYAALATPEGALSHPQTPRGWPPRPSQWRGDRDPQHHSLPGPCSVGQPGPAGAEPQGQGVLAPPTSQGSPWWGWGQGPQVAGAAWEPQVGAAPPPGPAPPEASAGQEQMQAIRAPSPPLQEPGRSSALPSSLLDELLETPEFLQQAQPLLETEAPTELQDVGEPALLEPLLLSEEEYRALLEEL; this is encoded by the coding sequence atggctctcccgacacccggcgacggcgccctcccggcgggagcccgaggacgaggacggcgaaggagactcgtttggaccccgagccagagggaggccctgcgagcctgctttgagcggaacccgtacccgggcatcgccaccagggaagagctggcccaggccatcggcattccggagcccagggtccagatttggtttcagaacgagagatcgcgccagctgaggcagcaccggcgggaatctcggccctggcccgggaaacgcggcccgcaagaaggcaggcgaaagcggaccgccgtcacccggtcccagaccgccctgctcctgcgagccttccagcaggatcgctttccaggcatcgccacccgggaagaactggccagagagacgggcctcccggagtcccggattcagatttggtttcagaaccggagggccaggcacccgggccagggtggcggggcaccggcgcacgcaggcggcccgggcgacgcggcccccggcgggtgtccccccgctccctcgccggtcgccttcacccacaccggggcgtgggcaacggggcttcccgccccccacgtgccctgcgcgccctggactctcccaccgggggctttcgtgggccagggagcaggggccgtcgccccgctgcagcccagccaggctgcgcaggcagcagggatctcccatcccgccccggcaggcggggattgggatttttcctacgctgccctggcgactccggaaggggcgctctcccaccctcagactccccgggggtggcctccgcgcccgagccaatggcggggggatcgggacccgcagcaccacagcctgccgggcccttgctcggtgggacagcctgggcccgctggagctgagccgcagggccagggtgtgctggcgccgcccacgtcccaggggagtccgtggtggggctggggccaggggccccaggtcgccggggcggcgtgggagccccaagtcggggcagctccacctccggggcccgcgcccccggaggcctccgcggggcaggagcagatgcaagccatccgggcgccctccccgccgctccaggagcctgggcgctcgtctgcactcccctccagcctgctggatgagctcctggagacccccgagtttctgcagcaggcgcaacctttgctagaaacggaggccccgacggagctgcaggacgtgggagagcccgctttgctggaaccgctactcctcagcgaggaggagtaccgggctctgctggaggagctttag